A window of the Clupea harengus chromosome 8, Ch_v2.0.2, whole genome shotgun sequence genome harbors these coding sequences:
- the f11r.1 gene encoding LOW QUALITY PROTEIN: F11 receptor, tandem duplicate 1 (The sequence of the model RefSeq protein was modified relative to this genomic sequence to represent the inferred CDS: deleted 1 base in 1 codon), translated as MSEYLQTEMIILIFLGFLLHRADSQGFTATTSTPILKVPENQGADLKCTYSGDFGPNPRIEWNFKKSLGSSFVFFDGKPTEPYEGRVTQYAGGLRFNKVTRDDSGEYVCSVAGNGHSDDVLIKLVVLVAPSVPLCLIPTSVTTSSQVVLSCSDKDASPAATYRWYKNNVPLPEDPSKFQAFKNMTYKIDSSAGILEFPVVSQADNGDYFCTASNEAGPSQSCTAVRMMAYDLNVGGIVAGVIVAILLVGLLVFGVWFAYRKGYIPKMAESKPKTVVYTQPTSNYDDEDGEFKQKSSFVV; from the exons ACTCACAGGGTTTCACAGCCACCACCAGCACTCCAATCCTCAAAGTGCCAGAGAACCAGG GTGCTGATCTGAAGTGTACTTATTCGGGTGACTTCGGCCCAAATCCCAGAATTGAGTGGAATTTTAAAAAATCTCTGGGGTCCTCATTTGTCTTTTTTGATGGCAAACCAACAG AGCCGTACGAAGGCAGAGTAACACAATATGCCGGAGGCCTGAGATTTAACAAAGTGACCAGGGATGATTCTGGAGAATATGTGTGTTCAGTGGCTGGAAATGGCCATTCTGATGATGTCCTAATCAAGCTGGTTGTGTTAG TTGCTCCATCGGTACCACTCTGCCTTATCCCTACATCTGTAACAACTAGTAGTCAAGTGGTTCTCTCATGCTCCGACAAGGATGCCTCGCCAGCAGCCACTTACAGGTGGTACAAAAACAATGTTCCCCTTCCCGAAGACCCGAGCAAGTTCCAGGCCTTCAAGAACATGACTTACAAGATCGACTCCAGCGCAGGCATCTTG GAGTTCCCTGTTGTCTCCCAGGCTGATAATGGAGATTACTTCTGCACGGCCAGTAATGAAGCTGGGCCCTCCCAGAGCTGCACAGCAGTTAGGATGATGGCAT ATGATCTAAATGTTGGCGGAATTGTTGCTGGTGTTATCGTT GCAATACTTTTAGTTGGTCTGCTGGTATTTGGGGTGTGGTTCGCTTATCGCAAAGGATATATACCAA AAATGGCGGAAAG CAAACCTAAGACTGTGGTGTACACTCAGCCAACATCAAACTATGATGATGAGGAT ggGGAGTTCAAACAGAAATCATCCTTTGTGGTGTAA